The Catenulispora sp. MAP5-51 genome segment AATCTCGTGATGTGGTAGCAGGTTACGCACGGTGGGTGTAACGCACCCACCGTAGGACGGTCTCTTGGCGGAGTTTTGCCTCTAGCCTCAGCAGTATGTCCAATGATGCGCGTCATGATCCGGTGGAAGGTCTGGGTCAGTTCCTCCGGTCCCGCAGAGAACGCCTGGCTCCGGCTGATGCCGGTCTGCGCGGCCTGCCGGGTTTGTCCGGCCGCGGGCAGCGCAGGGTGCCCGGCTTGCGACGCGACGAGATCGCGATGCTCGCGGGTATCAGCGTCAGCTACTACAGCCGACTTGAGCAGGGTCGCGAGCTCAGCCCTTCATCCCGGGTGCTGGACGCGATAGGCCGCGCGTTGCGTCTGGACCAAGCCGAGATGGGGACTCTGCGCAAACTTGGGCTGCCATCAGCTCGCCGTACCAGGCCGCCGGCCCGAGTCGAGCGCCTCCGCCCGCACTTGCGCCAGCTGATCGAAAGCTGGACCCGGACGCCCGCCTACATCATCGGCCACGCCCAAGATCTGTTGGCCACCAACGCTCTGGCAGACATCCTCTACAGCGACTTCGCGCAGCCCGACAACGTGCTTCGCATGCTCTTCCTGGACCCGGCCGCGAAGACCTTCTACCGGAACCCGGAGCGGATGAAGCGTCACGCGGTCGCCGACCTCCAGCGGGCCGCGGCGAACGCACCCGATGATCTGCGCATTGTGGAACTCACGGGTGAGTTGTCGGTGCGCAGCAACGAATTCCGCTCTCTGTGGGCTCGCGAATATGTCGCGGTGCCGCCGTACGACATCAAGCAGATATGCCATTCCGTCGTGGGAGACATGGAGCTGCGACACGAAGCCCTCGACATTCGCAACGCTCCCGGACAGCAGCTGATCATCCTTCAGTCCGAGCCGGGTTCCACCTCCGCCGACAGCTTGGCCCTGCTTGGTTCCCTCGGAGCGGGTCCGCTCTGAAGCTGTCTTCATCAGGCCAATAGTTATCAGAGTTTTGATACATGCCACAGCGCCGAGTCGCGTTGGCGGTGTGTTCGCCTGCCCCTGAGTGCGGCCCGATCCGCCTCGCCTCTCCTGGGAATGGGACTCCCAGGAAGAGCGCGGCCTTCATAGCTCCGTGGCCGACGGCCAGACTCGAGAACGTCAGAGGGAAATACCCGAAGAGGGCAGCCAAGAAAGCAGGTTCTCCCATGACCACCTGGTTTGTCACCGGTGCCGCTCGCGGAATCGGTGCCGAAATCGCCCGCGCCGCTTTGGCGGCCGGAAACAATGTCGTGGTCGCCGTGCGCGATCCGGATCGGGCGCCGGCCGATCTGTCGGACTCCCACCGGGTCTCGACGGTCGCTCTGGACGTCACCGACCAGGACGGCGTTCCGCGGGCGGTCCAGGCCGCCGTGGACCGGTTCGGCGGAATCGACGTCCTGGTCAACAACGCCGGACGCGGTCTGCTCGGGGCGCTGGAGGAGATCACCGATGCCGAGGCCCGGTCGCTGTTCGACCTCAACGTCTTCGGCCTGATCAACGTCACCCGGGCCGTGCTGGCCGCCGTCCCGCGCCACGTCAACCTGACCGAGATCACCATCCTGCCGACAGCGCAGGCGATCTGAGAGACACCCGTAGCCGGCGCCCGCGTTTCGCGGGCGCCGGCTCAGTTCGTCACCACGTCCGCGTCAGGGGACCGTGACCGTGTGCGTTCCCGGACCGATGTCGTCGTGATGGACGTATCCCGCGCTCGCCGGCACAGCCATCTGCCCGCTGGTGCCTGCTGGAGCGGTCACGCGGAGAGTGAACGACGGTTCACCCCGCTTCGTCCCCGCCTGCCACTGTACGGACAGGGGGCCGTGCGGGGTAGGCACAACGCCGCGTGCCCACAGGACGCTGCCCGGATGCGGACGCACCACCCATTTCGAGAACCCGGGTGCGGTGGGGCTCACACCGAGCAGTTCATTGGTCAGGGCCGGCAGCGCTCCGGTGGACCAGCCGTGCGCCATGCTGGTGAAGGCACCCTCGTAGGGGGTGCCTCCGGGCCCGATCCCCTCCCACGCCGTGATCCCGGGATCGCTGGTGTACATGGCGCCGTAAGTACGCTTGATCTGATCGATCGCCGAATCCGCCAGACCGGACCTGAACCGCGCGACGAACTCGGGATACGACGTGAACGCGTAGACCCGCTGCGAAGCACCGTCCACGCCTGGGAGCGTGTCGTTGTCCATGAACGCGTTGCCGTATGCCAGCTTGGTCGTGGCGTCGAGGTACGCCAGGGCGGAGGCCGCGCGCCCCGGGTCCGCGACACCCGTGGTGATCGCGATCGCGTTGCCGTCCTGCCCATGGCGCACGGGGCCTTCGGCGGAGTCGAGATAGGCCCCCGCCGCGGTGTCCCACAGGTGTGCGTTGATCGCGACCGTCACGTTCGCCGCGCGCTGTGTCCACCGGTCGGCGTCAGCACTGTGGCCCAGCCAGCGGGCGATGCTCGCGGCATCGTTCAGTGCCTGGACGTAGTTCGCGTTGTAGTAGGTGATCTCGCCGCCGCGTGGCAGGAACGCGTAGTCGCCGTAGCCGCCGGTGTTGTTCAGCCCCTTGTTCAGCAGACCGCTGCTGTCCGTGACGCTCGTGTACCAGGAGTCGAGGACGGCGACGAGGTTCGGATAGTAGGCGGCCGCGTAGGCCAGATCGCCGGTGTAGAGCACGTAGTCGCGGCTGCATGTCACCCACCAGAGTGGATAGTCGAACAAGGGCAGCGTGTAGCCGTTGATCGACGCGGGTGGGATCCAGCCGTCGGGGCGCTGATGATCCGCGAGATCGGCCAGCACGTTGCGGGCTGCCGCGGCGGCGTCGGGGTGGGTGAGGTAGAGCGTGCGACCGGACACCGCGATGTCGCCGACGTATGGGTCGCGGTCTCGCTTAGCGCCGTCCTGGATGACGAGCTTGCCTTCGAGCGTGGGACTCGCGGCGCCGCGCGGATCGCAGTCTGTGGACCGGAACGTGTCGGTGACCAGCTCATTGGTGTAGGCGGCCGCGTACCAGTAGCGGTTCAGATCGTCGTCGGAGCACAGGAACCAGCCGCCGTAGCTCTCGGGTGCACCCAGGTAGGCCGTGAAGTCGAGCGAGACCGCGTCGATGGCGACCTGCCCGTAGGGCAGCGCGGCGGGCGCGTCCGAGCCCAGCGCGTCCAGGGTGATCTTCACGTAGCGGAACCCGTGCAGGCCTTCGGCGTGGACCTGGGTCTCGGACTGGTAGCCATCGGTGTCGGTCCAGTCGGCGCCGGACGCGGGCACCGCGAACTGGTCGGTGGGGGTGCCTCCGGTGTAGTCGGAGCGGGCGAAGTCCGAACGGTCGGTCAGGTTCTGGAGCGTCTCGGAGAAGGCCAGGCGGACACCGGGCTTGTCGGCCGATGCCCGGGCGAACCGCACCCTCGGATAGCCGACGACGACCTTGCCGAAGTCGACGGTGACGCTGGGCCGCACTATCACCGGGACCAGGCCGGGCCACAGCTCGTTGACCCGGGTGAACTGCCCGCGGGGCGTGTCCTGGTCCTGTGTGACCGTCAGGCGCACCTGGGTGGTGGTCACGGGCGCCGCGAACGGGACGGGCACTTGGACGGCGCTGTTGCCGGTGACCGTCGCGGCCGGTTGCCAGGCCGAACCGTCCCAGGTCTCGAGTGTGAAGTCGACGGGCACGCCGTCGGAGTTCGACAGCAGGGTGACGCCGGGCAAGGTGACGGCGCTGCCGGCCGTGATCGTCAGGACGGCTGGATAGGTCGCGGGATTCGCGTCGTTCCAGAAGGTGGTCGGGTTCCCGTCGATCGCGTTGGACGGATCGTACGTGGTGTACGTCCCGTCGTTCCCGTTGTTCGGATCGTGGAACGACGATGCCGTCGCGGTACTTCCCGCGGGCCAGGCCGGCGGCGTCGGCGGCTGCGGCCGGGTCAGCACGGTGACCGCGCCGCCGGGCTTCAGCAACGCGTCCGGGTTCTTCACGTCGCCGGTCGTGCTGAGTACGCGGGCTGGTGCGACTTCGCGCTTGCGCGGCCCGACGACATAGCTCTGCCAGTCGCCTGCCGCCCCCTCCGTGGTGCCAGTCGGTCCGGCGGTGCCGCTCGCGACAGCCGTTCCCGCACCAAGGCTGTGGAATCCCGCCACCGCCATGGCGGCGAGGCCGGAGTTGAGTACGGTTCGGCGCCTGGGTCTGCTCTTGAAGAGATCAGACATGGTTGCCTTTCTTGAATGATTGAAACGATTCAAATCTTGTCCCGAGAGCTGGCCTGGCCCTACTGGACGTAGCAGGCTTTTGCCGTGCCGGCATCGGGGTCTCCGAAGACACCGTTGGTGCACGACGTGCCGCCGGTGAACGTCCCGTAGAAGTACTGGCCGTTCGCGCCGTAGGCGATC includes the following:
- a CDS encoding helix-turn-helix domain-containing protein; translated protein: MSNDARHDPVEGLGQFLRSRRERLAPADAGLRGLPGLSGRGQRRVPGLRRDEIAMLAGISVSYYSRLEQGRELSPSSRVLDAIGRALRLDQAEMGTLRKLGLPSARRTRPPARVERLRPHLRQLIESWTRTPAYIIGHAQDLLATNALADILYSDFAQPDNVLRMLFLDPAAKTFYRNPERMKRHAVADLQRAAANAPDDLRIVELTGELSVRSNEFRSLWAREYVAVPPYDIKQICHSVVGDMELRHEALDIRNAPGQQLIILQSEPGSTSADSLALLGSLGAGPL
- a CDS encoding family 78 glycoside hydrolase catalytic domain; protein product: MAVAGFHSLGAGTAVASGTAGPTGTTEGAAGDWQSYVVGPRKREVAPARVLSTTGDVKNPDALLKPGGAVTVLTRPQPPTPPAWPAGSTATASSFHDPNNGNDGTYTTYDPSNAIDGNPTTFWNDANPATYPAVLTITAGSAVTLPGVTLLSNSDGVPVDFTLETWDGSAWQPAATVTGNSAVQVPVPFAAPVTTTQVRLTVTQDQDTPRGQFTRVNELWPGLVPVIVRPSVTVDFGKVVVGYPRVRFARASADKPGVRLAFSETLQNLTDRSDFARSDYTGGTPTDQFAVPASGADWTDTDGYQSETQVHAEGLHGFRYVKITLDALGSDAPAALPYGQVAIDAVSLDFTAYLGAPESYGGWFLCSDDDLNRYWYAAAYTNELVTDTFRSTDCDPRGAASPTLEGKLVIQDGAKRDRDPYVGDIAVSGRTLYLTHPDAAAAARNVLADLADHQRPDGWIPPASINGYTLPLFDYPLWWVTCSRDYVLYTGDLAYAAAYYPNLVAVLDSWYTSVTDSSGLLNKGLNNTGGYGDYAFLPRGGEITYYNANYVQALNDAASIARWLGHSADADRWTQRAANVTVAINAHLWDTAAGAYLDSAEGPVRHGQDGNAIAITTGVADPGRAASALAYLDATTKLAYGNAFMDNDTLPGVDGASQRVYAFTSYPEFVARFRSGLADSAIDQIKRTYGAMYTSDPGITAWEGIGPGGTPYEGAFTSMAHGWSTGALPALTNELLGVSPTAPGFSKWVVRPHPGSVLWARGVVPTPHGPLSVQWQAGTKRGEPSFTLRVTAPAGTSGQMAVPASAGYVHHDDIGPGTHTVTVP